The DNA region TCGCTGCCCACCGCCAGAACCTTGTTCGCGCCTCGATTATCACGCTTGACCGCGACCACCGACGGCTCGCGAAGAACGATCCCCCGACCCCGGACATACACGCACGTGTTCGCCGTGCCCAGATCAATGGCCAAATCGTTCGAAAAAAAACCCAAAATCTTATCCAAAATTCTGGACATAGTATTCCTCTTTACTCATGTTCAACGTGGTTCGTCGGAACCAGCGCATACTGTGCGGAACGATGGACGCCCCGGATTCGGGGAAACGAGCGGAAAACGGCGTACGGCAAGCTCTTTTGCCTACCAAAACTCCCCCAGGCAGGCAACCATCGCCCGGACGGGATCAACCACCAACCATTCCGGACATGCTAATCCACCGATACTTTTCATTGGCCACCTACTTCCGCCGCCGTTTTGGACGGCGCATCCAGAAAATCGCCCTGGACGCGGACAGCACGTGCCCGAATCGCGATGGGACAATTTCCAGTCACGGCTGCACCTTTTGCAACCAACTCGGTTCGGGGACCGGGTTGGCCCGTTCCGGACAGTCTCTCTCCGAGCAATATCTGGCCCGGCGACGCGCCTATCTCCGGAAGCGAACCGACGCTCGGTTCATGGCCTACATTCAATCATTCTCCAACACGCATGGCCCGGCCGCGCGTCTTCGCCGGCTGCTCCACGAGCTGGAAAACCTGCCCGATCTGGCGGGGCTGGCCATCGGAACCCGGCCAGACTGCCTGGACCAAGAAAAGCTGCACATCCTCCGCGACGCGCCCGGCGCGGAAACCTGGCTGGATCTTGGCCTGCAAAGCGCGCATGACCGGACCCTGCGACGCATCCAGCGCGGACACGACGCAACATGCTTCGCGTTCTGGGCCGACCAGGCAGCCCAGGCGGGGCTCAAGGTCTGCGCCCATGTCATCACGGGCCTTCCAGGCGAAATCCTGGCGGACTTCGAACAAACCATCTCCTTTGTCAACAGCCTCCCCGTGCACGGCATCAAGATTCATAATCTCCTCGTGTGCTCGGGCGCGACCATGGAAAACGACTGGCGCCACGGCAGGCTTCGTCTTTTGTCCAGGGGCGAGTCTCTCCATTGGTTGATCCGCGGTCTGGAACTTTTGCGTCCGGATATTGTCGTGCACAGGATCAACGCCGATCCCAATGGGGATGAACTCCTGGCTCCGGCCTGGGCCGCTGACAAAAGACATTTCCTGGACGATGCGCGTCGCCTGCTTGAAACCAATGACACCTGGCAAGGACACGCTCTGGGACACGCGCTCCCGGATTGGTTCGCGCCCACGCCCCTGGAGGCTTCATGACCCACATCGTGGAAACATTTGCCAACCCGTGGTTCAGCGCCACATTCGTCTGGCGGGAAGGAGTACTGACCCAAATCGACCTGACCGCCGATTCCATGCCCCCCACCCCGCCCCGCTCTTCCCTGGGCCCCAGGCTGGAATGGGTCGTGGGACATTACCATGCCCTGGACCACGCCGCCTGGCCAGAACTGCCGCTGAACATGGACATCCTGACACCGTTCGCGCGCAAGGTCTTAACGACCCTACACCGCGAAGTCCCCCGTGGTTCCTGGACGACCTACGGCCAGCTGGCCGCGCGATGCGGATGCGCCCGTGGCGCGCGGGCCGTGGGCGGCGTCATGGCCCGCAATCCATGGCCGCTATATCTGCCCTGCCACCGCGTGCTCGCCGCCAACATGGGGTTGGGCGGTTTTGGTCCCGGCCTCCCCCTGAAACGAAAACTCCTGGAACTCGAAGGCGTCCTTGCCCCGGGTCACGACTCCGGTCCGAAAGCCGGGGTCCGCAACTCGTCGTCCACGGCATCGGCGTCTTCGGCGTAAAGACGGACCAGATTGCGCAAATGCCCAAAACTGACCTCGTCCATGCGGACAAAATCGATGGCGCTGTCCCGACCGTCGCGAATGATCCGGCCATGAACGCGGATGCGGACCCCGGAATCCAATTCCAGAACCAGATCGCAGTCTTTTCCCGCTTCCAGACGGTCATCCGTGGAGCAGGCCAGGCCCTTGAGACTCAAATCGTGGACCACGCCGCGCACCTGTTTTCCGTCACACGCGACCAGCAGGGATAATTCCAGACTGACCCGGGTCCGTCTGCGTCGTTCCTGTGTCATGAGCATCCTCCCTCCCCGTCCTGCGACAAGGGAATGGATTTGACAAGGAAAGCCCCGATCGCGTCGGGGCTTTCCTTGTCATTCCAGAAAAATCTTCTTCCTCGGTTTGGGCGGAACGGCTCCCGGCTCGGAAGGCTTGGGCGCGGAACGAACTTCCGGTTCCGCTGG from Deltaproteobacteria bacterium includes:
- a CDS encoding TIGR01212 family radical SAM protein encodes the protein MLIHRYFSLATYFRRRFGRRIQKIALDADSTCPNRDGTISSHGCTFCNQLGSGTGLARSGQSLSEQYLARRRAYLRKRTDARFMAYIQSFSNTHGPAARLRRLLHELENLPDLAGLAIGTRPDCLDQEKLHILRDAPGAETWLDLGLQSAHDRTLRRIQRGHDATCFAFWADQAAQAGLKVCAHVITGLPGEILADFEQTISFVNSLPVHGIKIHNLLVCSGATMENDWRHGRLRLLSRGESLHWLIRGLELLRPDIVVHRINADPNGDELLAPAWAADKRHFLDDARRLLETNDTWQGHALGHALPDWFAPTPLEAS
- a CDS encoding MGMT family protein; translated protein: MTHIVETFANPWFSATFVWREGVLTQIDLTADSMPPTPPRSSLGPRLEWVVGHYHALDHAAWPELPLNMDILTPFARKVLTTLHREVPRGSWTTYGQLAARCGCARGARAVGGVMARNPWPLYLPCHRVLAANMGLGGFGPGLPLKRKLLELEGVLAPGHDSGPKAGVRNSSSTASASSA
- a CDS encoding PilZ domain-containing protein, with product MLMTQERRRRTRVSLELSLLVACDGKQVRGVVHDLSLKGLACSTDDRLEAGKDCDLVLELDSGVRIRVHGRIIRDGRDSAIDFVRMDEVSFGHLRNLVRLYAEDADAVDDELRTPAFGPES